Below is a window of Candidatus Methanoperedens sp. DNA.
ATCTTTGAGGAATTGAATAAAACATTCATAACTCCTATCGACCATGAGGATATATCGGCCCTTGCCTCGGCTTTTGATGATGTGCTTGATTATATCGACGGCACAGCAACCCGTCTTGTCCTTTACGAGATCAAAAGACCGGAAGAGAATATGATAAAATTAGCTGAAGTGCTCTTAAAACAGGCCACTGAATTAAACCTTGCAATTTGCGGGCTTCGAAACATCAAAAACCCGAAAGATATAGAACAAAGATGCATTGAAGTTAACAGGCTTGAAAATGTCGCAGATGATATATATAAATCTTCGGTAGCCCTGCTTTTCAAGCAAAAAGACGCTATCGAGATAATGAAATTAAAAGAGATATATGAAAGGCTTGAGTTTGCGACTGATAAATGCGAGGATGCTGCGAACGTAATAAGCGATATAGTGGTAAAGAACAGTTAAAGGTGGTATTTTGCTATTTTTACAGGAATTCATAATCTTTACAATAGTGCTGGCTTTGTTCTTTGATTTCATCAATGGTTTTCACGACTCAGCTAACGCTATCTCTACAGTTGTTGCGACCAAGGTATTGTCACCTGTTAAGGCAGTTGGAATGGCTGCTGTGGGAAACCTCATAGGCCCCCTTTTCTTTTCAACAGCCATAGCAGCTACCATTGGAAAAGGTATAATAAATATTGAGATAGTGCAGGACAAGGAAATTCTCGTCTTCATGATTTTTTCAGCGCTGGTCGGGGCTGTAATATGGGACCTGATCACATGGTATTTCGGGCTTCCCACATCAAGCAGTCATGCGCTTGTCGGTGGTCTTGTGGGCGCGGGGCTGGTAGCAATAGGCAGCAGTTCCATAAATCCAGCCGGAGTTGAAAAAGTTGTTGCCTTCATGGTAATATCACCGATCATTGGACTGGTCGCAGCGTTCATACTGACAATATTGGTCATCAAGGTGTTTTATCGTGTCTCGCCTTCCAGGATCAACATATATTTCAAGCGCCTTCAACTATTTTCAGCTTTTTTTTATTCTGTCACTCATGGTACGAATGATGCTCAAAAAACAATGGGAATTATCACTGTGCTACTTGTGGCTTATGGTTCACTTACAACATTCAATGTGCCTTTATGGGTAATACTTGCAGCCCATATATCCATTTCACTCGGTACTTTCCTCGGTGGATGGAGAATAGTTAAGACCATGGCACAAAAAATAACAAAACTGAGACCTTATCAGGGTTTTTGTGCTGAGACATCAGGCGGCATTGTGCTTGCAAGCATGGCGGCATTGGGCATACCTGTCAGCACCACGCATGTGATATCATCTTCCATTATGGGAGTAGGAGCAACGGACAAGCTTTCTGCAGTCAGATGGGGAATTGCACGAAAGATCGTGGGTGCATGGATATTGACAATTCCTGCAACAGCGATCATCTCAGGAATGACTTTCTTGGCAATGAAAGCCATATTCCGGTTTTAAGAAAAG
It encodes the following:
- a CDS encoding DUF47 domain-containing protein; protein product: MGLKEWLIPQDKHFFNMLENESNNVLDGSKAFLEMLNNYENIKEKQQIIKDIEHQGDDFVHEIFEELNKTFITPIDHEDISALASAFDDVLDYIDGTATRLVLYEIKRPEENMIKLAEVLLKQATELNLAICGLRNIKNPKDIEQRCIEVNRLENVADDIYKSSVALLFKQKDAIEIMKLKEIYERLEFATDKCEDAANVISDIVVKNS
- a CDS encoding inorganic phosphate transporter — its product is MVLALFFDFINGFHDSANAISTVVATKVLSPVKAVGMAAVGNLIGPLFFSTAIAATIGKGIINIEIVQDKEILVFMIFSALVGAVIWDLITWYFGLPTSSSHALVGGLVGAGLVAIGSSSINPAGVEKVVAFMVISPIIGLVAAFILTILVIKVFYRVSPSRINIYFKRLQLFSAFFYSVTHGTNDAQKTMGIITVLLVAYGSLTTFNVPLWVILAAHISISLGTFLGGWRIVKTMAQKITKLRPYQGFCAETSGGIVLASMAALGIPVSTTHVISSSIMGVGATDKLSAVRWGIARKIVGAWILTIPATAIISGMTFLAMKAIFRF